From the genome of Papaver somniferum cultivar HN1 chromosome 2, ASM357369v1, whole genome shotgun sequence, one region includes:
- the LOC113354039 gene encoding glutathione hydrolase 3-like, whose amino-acid sequence MSQQYFQRTNWCRALCVSIATITLIFFVGLQVIDDGASSPIFRRSNIEVNHYEKNTTKKTLNDQVVESEHAVVAADDARCSEIGAVMLRHGGHAVDAAVATCLCLGVVYPMSSGIGGGGFMVVRSSSTGKAQAFNSRETAPLAASKDMYANNLMNKSVGALSVAVPGEIAGLHEAWVRYGKLPWSKLFQPAIKLAKEGFVVSPYLEMGINRTKSNILADTIGLGRILAPKGKLLRAGDTCYNIQLGRTLEIIAKKGPRAFYNGNLGKKFVKDVKKAGGIITMKDLRDYKVDITDAVSVNVMGFTVLGMPPPSSGTLGLSLVTNILSGYGSLDFLKSPLGLHRFIEALKHMLAIRMNLGDPKFVNTTKYEADMVSPSFAAKLRRKILDNTTFSSDYYLPKWSQLDDHGTTHFCIVDADRNAVSMTSTINSYFGAGLLSPSTGIVLNNEMDDFSAPTEISKTRLPPAPANFIAPNKRPLSSMNPVIVLKDNQLTGVVGASGGLFIIPAVIQVFLNHFVKGMEPLSAVKQPRVYHQVVPNVVLYENWTVINGEHIELSNKNKRFLTTRNHTLQPQSSGAICQLVMQDLEKPIQKKKGGRKYGNGREEVFHGMLTAVSDPRKNGRPAAV is encoded by the exons ATGAGTCAACAATACTTTCAGAGAACAAATTGGTGCAGAGCTCTTTGTGTTTCCATTGCTACCATAACATTAATCTTCT TTGTAGGTTTGCAAGTAATTGATGATGGTGCTTCTTCGCCAATATTCCGGCGATCAAATATTGAAGTGAACCACTATGAGAAAAACACGACCAAAAAAACACTGAATGATCAAGTTGTAGAGTCGGAGCATGCAGTTGTCGCGGCAGATGATGCGCGTTGTTCCGAAATTGGTGCAGTAATGTTGAGACATGGGGGGCACGCAGTTGATGCTGCAGTTGCAACATGTTTGTGTTTGGGCGTTGTGTATCCTATGTcaagtggaataggtggtggtGGGTTCATGGTGGTCCGATCTTCATCCACCGGGAAAGCCCAAGCTTTCAATTCTAGAGAGACAGCACCTTTAGCTGCATCAAAG GACATGTACGCAAATAACCTCATGAACAAGTCCGTCGGCGCACTGTCAGTTGCTGTTCCAGGTGAGATAGCCGGACTTCATGAAGCATGGGTGAGATATGGAAAATTGCCCTGGAGCAAGCTTTTCCAGCCAGCCATTAAACTCGCAAAAGAAGGCTTTGTAGTCTCACCTTATCTCGAAATGGGCATTAATAGAACCAAAAGTAACATTCTAGCGGATACCATTGGATTGGGAAGAATACTGGCACCAAAAGGAAAATTGTTGCGAGCAGGCGACACTTGCTATAATATACAACTTGGTCGCACTTTAGAAATAATTGCAAAAAAAGGGCCTCGGGCATTTTATAACGGGAACCTAGGAAAGAAATTTGTCAAGGATGTGAAGAAGGCTGGAGGGATAATAACAATGAAGGATTTGAGGGATTACAAAGTTGATATAACTGATGCAGTGTCTGTGAATGTCATGGGATTCACCGTACTTGGAATGCCTCCTCCTTCAAGTGGTACTCTAGGGCTCTCTCTG GTTACAAACATTTTGAGTGGCTATGGGTCATTAGATTTCCTGAAAAGTCCGCTGGGTCTTCATCGATTTATCGAAGCGTTAAAGCATATGTTAGCAATTCGAATGAACCTTGGTGATCCAAAGTTTGTGAACACAACAAAATATGAAGCTGATATGGTTTCGCCATCATTTGCTGCTAAACTTCGACGAAAAATACTCGATAATACTACGTTTTCTTCCGATTATTACCTGCCAAA ATGGAGTCAGCTAGATGATCATGGAACTACTCATTTCTGCATTGTAGATGCAGACAGGAATGCTGTATCAATGACATCCACCATAAATTCTTATTTTGGAGCCGGTTTACTCTCTCCGTCTACGGGCATTGTTCTCAATAATGAGATGGATGATTTCTCTGCACCCACGGAAATATCCAAAACTAGACTTCCTCCTGCACCAGCAAATTTTATTGCACCAAACAAGAGACCTTTATCTTCTATGAACCCAGTTATCGTACTTAAG GATAATCAATTAACTGGAGTTGTCGGAGCTAGCGGTGGGCTTTTTATAATTCCTGCCGttatccaagtctttctcaaccATTTTGTCAAAGGAATGGAACCTCTATCCGCTGTAAAACAACCAAGGGTTTACCATCAG GTAGTACCAAATGTGGTATTGTACGAGAATTGGACAGTGATTAATGGTGAGCACATTGAGCTCTCAAATAAGAACAAGAGATTCTTGACAACAAGAAATCATACATTGCAGCCTCAGTCGAGTGGAGCTATCTGTCAACTTGTTATGCAAGACCTTGAAAAACCAattcagaagaagaaaggaggaagaaaataTGGTAATGGACGTGAAGAAGTGTTTCACGGAATGCTTACTGCTGTTAGTGATCCCAGGAAAAATGGAAGACCAGCCGCTGTTTAA